TCAATGGCTAAGTTGACGACGATACAGAAAGAGCCCAGTGTATCTTTGACTAAAGTGCAAATCCGTGGTGCATGGTAAAAGCACCTAGCCAGTGGCAAAGCCATGAATTCTAATAAGGGGAGTCAACATAATGCAAAAATGCATGTCTAGGGCTCGAACCTGAAATAAAGCAATTTTTTAGCCACATTTACCACTAAAATAGAATCTTTccaatatatcaaggagattcaACTACTCCCTCCCAATTTATATGGAACCTTAGGATTTCGAGAGTCAAACGAGTTCTCTTTTGACCGCGATTTTTTCatctcttttaaatattttgaattattaattattctggcttataatactttttatgtagtttctaaatatgtaaattttcAAAAAACTTAAAGATTCTATGTCCGAATTCACGGTCAAAATTAAGAAAGTTCCGAACaatgtcacataaattgggacataGGGTATGTGTTTGTGTGCGTACAAATACTTTTACTTTCCGTATGTGCACGGTATATTTTTTGACGAGGAATTGGATTACAAGGGTCATATATGATGCATTTAAAGTATACTTACAGAATAACACAGACTTCATGAGGATTTAAAGTATCCGTCGGATCAGCTGTCCCCATTAAATAGAAAGTATCAGAGATAGGAAGTTTTCCTCCTTTTAGCCCATTTCTTTCTTCCTTTGCCAAGGAAGATAAGCAACACCTAAGATACGGTTCACAGAGAGGTACTCCAGCCATTATCATACCCGTGGCAATAGAGGCATCATCACGATCTCTATGGTTCGCTGCAACTGCACGGAGATATAACcaataaaacaaaaaaagtaaAGGTCTGATTTGGTAAAGCAATCAACAGATACTTAGAACAGAGTCATGCATTTTAAGATCAATGCAGGTAAAGGAATACTACGATTAAAGCTTCTGTATCAAATCGGAAAGAAGGCTTCAGACAATGTTTATTTAAAACCAGTACAGGCACCAGCTTGTTAATTGTGCAAATAAGCATGTAATGTTTTCAAGACATCATTTGAAAGTTTGAGAACCAAAATGTTACCGCATGCTGAAATTTAAGCAACACTACGCATAAGTTTAAAGTTTTCGGGTAATAGTATCTGAAGGTCCACATTTCTCCTTATACGTGGTAGATTATAACCATAAACAATTGCAAAGAGACTTAgttttattgtaatttttttCTAAACCAAGAATTACCTTTTAGTGCTGTCACCTCATCTGAGTATAACCTTTGTGTCTCCTCCAAAGTGTTATTCAGTATATCAAAGAAATACTCTGCCGGAACACCTCCATAGGTCAACAGAGCAATAAGAGTTCTTGATAGATAAGTATTCCGAGGTTTAAAACTGAAAGAAGAACATAAATGATGTTAGTTGCACACAGTCATGAAAGTAGCATTTTAATTTTCATGTTCCGACGAAGATTCCAAGGTGAAACTTTATCTTTCTACTAATTGAATTGACTAAAAAGCACAAAATACCTAGGTGTAACTATTTCCAGCGAGTTAAACATTCGAGTTCTTGACAATTTTGGGTCAGCCTCAACCTTGATCATTGAAGGCCTAATCTGAATCGTGCACCGTGGCAGCTAATATTTAAGAACAGAACATTGTATCTATTAAGAAGTTGATTTGGCAAACTAAATACATAATAGAGTAAAAATCTGCTATAACACTGCCATGCAATAAGCCAATTAAAATGGAACAGACTGGTTTTGATCGACGGTGTCTTAAGGAAGATCTTACCTTTCTATTGACTAGAAGGGTTCCCTTTACAGCAAGACCATTGTAGAATAGACGGCACTGCATTAACAAAGGCTAGAAAGAGAGAGAGACATGTAAACTGAATAGATAAGAAACAAGGTGAGTTTGTTTAGTGATAACAGATTGCTAATTTGCAGCAGTTTGGAATCCAAATCAATTGATAAAACATCAAAAACATTTACCGGTTCCCCACTCTGAAATTCTGCCTCTCCCACCTCGGATGAATTCTCCCCAGGTTCAACACCATTGGAATATCTCTGAAATagttaattcaaaatttaatagAAAGTTGTTCAAGAGAGACGAAAGGAAATTGTTGCAAAGAAACGGAACGATGAATTTGTCAGATATTTAAATCAATACAAGCATGAAGCAAACCGAGCAAGAGACCGATTCGTGTGCATTGCCTAAAATTAAAGAAcattaagaaaataacataatttcaattgaattatgagggccatcggactgggtaaaacctAAATTAACCTTGGTAcacttgcgggaaactccttgccgagggcctgtgcacccccgggattagtcggggctcttagagactcggacacccggtgcaaataaaaaaaaacataatttcaaatgaattaaaaaggaaatcaAAGTCTGCAATCCGAACACATCCTTCCAAGTTTCTGCTACAAAAGAAAATGCTTAGTGAACTAGGTCCAACCAGATTACCTCTAACTTGGCATTCTTATACTTCACATTGAAAAAATCTTGTGGACACTTTCTTGCCAAATCTTCCGAAATATATCCTGTCCCATCTGTGTGTATAAGGGGTTTTCCATCTTCGTCATAGAGAGTACGTCCATTCTTGTCCTGAAAttatttatttccaaaaatagAAGGTGATATTTAAATAGTAAAATGAGTGTGTTATCTTGAGATAATCGAAGAACAGGATAACTGACAAGAGATGGCATCGAAGCgcacaaagaaaaggaaatagcaatgaaagtatacatgattatatatacacatattatatgtTTGATAAGTAATATACATGACAATATATATCTTCAATTCTGTCAATATTCACTGAATTCAGATCAACTTGAAGCTTTACTGTCGTGGATAAAATTAGGGAGAACCTGCATTATCAGAGTAACTATGTAGCTCAGAATGAAAGCAAGTATCAATTAATTAATGAAAAGTTATAACAGTCGGGGAAATAGCAAACCTGGCCATGTATTTAGCCATGCTAGAGACCATATGTACATGCATGAAACGACACCTTGCTTTGTGGACTATCTTGTCGTACAAAATGTAAGTTAAATTTTCATAAGGATTAAGAGATTCCATTCGAACAAAGTAGCATTTGACTGTATCGATCTTTTCCTCTTTGTCcattgaatttttcttcttcccgTCATCCTTATAAACTGCACAAGTACCACAATGACACAAAACCTCATTGGCATCATAAACACTTGAAAACGATAATCTCTCAGGGGTTTCCCACCCCGATTTTGAGCATACTAGTGAGAATGACACTTCCATTGATTGGGAACATGAGAAGCTTCATTAAAAAGCTACTTGTGAAAACAGAAGATCCACATTGACATAGGCCAATGCAAAGGTTCTAAGACGAGGATTTCTTTTAATTACAAGTGATTGTAGATAAATAAGCAAAAAAATTGCTCTTTCAGTACAACACTTTCATGTTTGAAGACCACCGATGTTAGATGGGAGCAAACGTTGGGCTTTAGAAGTTAGAACCAAACATATATATGTTGTAGAAACATGTGTTAAGATGGATCTACGATTATTCAAGAAAAGACAAGATTATATATGACTACGGTGCAAGTATCacacaaaatataaaataagaagAGGTCAAGTAAGATTGTTTGGGGCATGTCTTAGGTAGACCTTCATATACACCGGTTTATAGAAGAAGTGACAATACGATAATTAAAGATGATAAAGACGATGAGATAGACCTAAAATCACATGTAGAGAAATTGTCTCAAAAGACCTACATACTCTTAAAATTAAGCAAATTTAGCTTAGAACACAAGTTGACTGAAACAAACAATCCGCCTAGGCGATTCCAACCAGCTTGGATTAAGACTTAGTTATCAGTAGGTTCAGTGTTATTCAATCTATTTATTCTACCTTATTACTTATATGTTAAGGTATGAATAAGTGTAATTAGAGAATCTTCAATTTTAGAAAGCACAAAATTAGCATCAATCCTCGTGAAAACATCTAACAAAGGGAAGTTTGAAattcttctcatttttcaaaaaacaagATAGATTAGACGGCATATAGATAAGGTAATTACCAAAAAAGTGATAGCGCCTCAAACCAATAAGAATTCCATTCTTAACAATCTCTTGTGGACACCTTGGGGCTTCTTCCATAAACCTGACAACCAATATATTTTCATCTCCTAATGACTGTTGTAGATGGGTTCTTTCTGCTTTCAGGTAAGGACCCTGACGCCAGGAAGGGAAATAAAAGGTCAAAAGATGGATATAATAGCTCAGCAGTTAACATATGTTGCCCTCTTTCCTTTTGCATTTAAAAACACTTCAAATGCAAAAGGAGTAATAACCGCGAGAAAAACTGACCTTAAAAGCATAGCTTCCATCCGAATAAACATGGCAATGATAGAAATGACTCCTTCCGGAATCCCAATCAAGATACTGGAAAACACATATATAACGCAATTATTGGATTACCAATTCTAGAGTTTAGAGATTATTATGCAAGTCTCTCATCAGTAAATACTAATGATAAAACTACATCAAAAGATAGAAACATAAAAGCTCATGTAAAAGCTTTTAAATGTGGAAGAACAACATCAGTGGATTGGGACCAAGACCTTAAATCCGGACTcggaaaaaaaaatagattcacTTATACAAGAGCGGTATTTGAATTGCAACATCACCTGCACCCGTTTAACATTTTCACAAAGATGACCATATTTAGTCCAAATATATGACTCAAAATGAGCCATAGGTTGACATGTCATATCCAAAATTTCACCGACATCATGAAGCATGATGACATCCTCCAACTTCCTCCTGCAATTGATATCGACCAAATTACCAAATTGTAGTAGTataaaaatcacaaattaaatattGAATAAATGGTAAGATTACCTTCCAATGTAGTGTAGAATCAAAAATAATTTCCTGAACTCAAGATTACTGAGTGCCAGCAACTGTTTGCTTATTCCTTGTATGCCAGCCCTGTTTCTATATTCAGATGGCATAGGATCATGACTATCTCTTCGAAAGTTTGTTCTTTCGGGACTTGTTGGAGGTGATAGCATTTGTGGAGCAGATGTTGGAGAATCAGATCCATCACCGACTATGTCTGCAGACAGCCAATGAAAAATTACAGCTCTTGAACGCAACAAATAGAAAATTTGTACGAGATTGTCATTAAGCATAACTCAAAATGTCCAGACAGTTTGCTACATGGAGGATTTTAGAGTTTGAAAAGTGGAGGGAGCATCCATGCAACAACAGCaaaaacaacaacatacccagtataatcccacatcgTGGGGTCCGGGGAGGGTAAAGTGTACGCAAACCTTGCCCCTACCTtgggggtagagaggttgtttccatgaGACCATCAGCTCAAAAAAGACCCTCGGAGCATCCATGCAACACATACTAAAATATTGTAGCAAATTCTATATTTGCACGGACTCTCCAAAAATGCCGTTGCAcacgtgtcggatcctccaaaaatatacTACATTTGAAGGAATCGACACGCACCCAACGACATTTCAGAGAGTCCGAGCATCATACTAGTGGGGACTAGGGAAAAGAATCCAGTTCAAACTTCAGACACCTAAACCAAATGGTAAGCTAGAATCCCCTCTATCATGTGAACATAGGTATAAAATTCATGTTCCATCAATacatactttaaaaaaaataatttaaaaattcattAGTACCAGT
Above is a window of Nicotiana tabacum cultivar K326 chromosome 8, ASM71507v2, whole genome shotgun sequence DNA encoding:
- the LOC107774542 gene encoding putative RNA-dependent RNA polymerase 5, which gives rise to MGDFYSYNNEEVVEEVIKLPPSVEQMLNQICKNQRQNPIDEKVRRLLLSIGEEGSLDILSKISVCQIKKTLSGFIVFMAKKYYQSETQQFYQQTPVSSAESFFQSPQIQRISLSSPNSSSSSVNFSPRNGPLFQATVHNNDIVGDGSDSPTSAPQMLSPPTSPERTNFRRDSHDPMPSEYRNRAGIQGISKQLLALSNLEFRKLFLILHYIGRRKLEDVIMLHDVGEILDMTCQPMAHFESYIWTKYGHLCENVKRVQYLDWDSGRSHFYHCHVYSDGSYAFKGPYLKAERTHLQQSLGDENILVVRFMEEAPRCPQEIVKNGILIGLRRYHFFVYKDDGKKKNSMDKEEKIDTVKCYFVRMESLNPYENLTYILYDKIVHKARCRFMHVHMVSSMAKYMARFSLILSTTVKLQVDLNSVNIDRIEDIYCHDKNGRTLYDEDGKPLIHTDGTGYISEDLARKCPQDFFNVKYKNAKLERYSNGVEPGENSSEVGEAEFQSGEPPLLMQCRLFYNGLAVKGTLLVNRKLPRCTIQIRPSMIKVEADPKLSRTRMFNSLEIVTPSFKPRNTYLSRTLIALLTYGGVPAEYFFDILNNTLEETQRLYSDEVTALKVAANHRDRDDASIATGMIMAGVPLCEPYLRCCLSSLAKEERNGLKGGKLPISDTFYLMGTADPTDTLNPHEVCVILEHGQISGEVLVYRNPGLHFGDIHRLLAVPVKNLGDVVGNAKYGIFFSTKGPRSAATEIANGDFDGDKYWVSQNPQLLKYYHASRPWCRIHSTPKALHREPKDFSAEEMEHELFQTFLETRMPNYSMADASSSWLALMDRLLMLRKNNTTENEETKTMKEKLFELTDLYYDAIDAPKSGNKVYIPKRLKVDKFPHFLEKKEEYISTSVLGEIYDRVKSFKAEAAVAVEIKKLPAFEVKIPETCLRLWEERYKKYRFEMMQALNTSSESKNDLADEVVKKYKQLLYEAPDMEESARSTTDIFNDALAIYRVTYDYAKAIGDVKKCGFAWKVAGSALCRLHAELHAKEHNQKIMAVSPSILHKLLNLRNKEVSNK